A stretch of the Sneathiella limimaris genome encodes the following:
- a CDS encoding Zn-ribbon domain-containing OB-fold protein — MSREERVYADPSMNMENEEYWKATKQGKLILKKCDDCGETHFFPRIICPHCQSSNTSWYEASGKGRIYSYSVVRRAPIPYAIAYVTLDEGVSMLTNLVDCDFDDLAVDKEVEVTFRDTEGGEKLPMFRPV, encoded by the coding sequence ATGAGTAGAGAAGAAAGAGTTTATGCCGATCCCAGCATGAATATGGAAAATGAGGAATATTGGAAAGCGACTAAGCAAGGAAAACTGATCCTCAAAAAATGCGATGACTGCGGTGAAACCCATTTTTTCCCGCGCATCATTTGTCCACACTGTCAGAGCAGTAACACGAGCTGGTATGAAGCAAGCGGGAAGGGACGGATTTATTCCTATTCGGTCGTTCGGCGAGCACCTATTCCTTATGCCATTGCTTATGTCACTCTTGATGAAGGGGTGAGTATGCTAACCAACCTAGTGGACTGCGATTTTGATGATCTCGCTGTTGATAAAGAGGTTGAAGTGACATTTCGGGATACAGAAGGCGGCGAGAAACTACCGATGTTTCGCCCAGTATAA
- a CDS encoding thiolase domain-containing protein, giving the protein MTRSCKAYIAGVYEHPTRKATDKTLTQLHAEVAIGALKDAGLTMKDVDGYFCDSTVPGLGGLVMAEYLGLDLSYIDTTETGGSSYLVHVGHAMRAIAEGKCNVALITLAGRPRAEGLTSLPARDTGNDAPERGFELSYGPAVTNLYAMAAMRHMYEFGTTSEQLAWIKVAASHHAQHNEHAMLRDVVTVEDVVNSPLIADPLHRLDCCVISDGGGALVVVSPEIAKTLGDRNVKILGQGEAVKHLNGGKIDLTYTGAVKSGPSAFSEANLKPSDMDYASIYDSFTITVLETIEDLGFCEKGQGGKFVSDGNLISGVGKLPFNTDGGGLCNNHPSNRGGMTKVIEAVRQLRGEAHPAVQVPNCELALAHGTGGQISQRHGSATLILGRNDA; this is encoded by the coding sequence ATGACAAGATCTTGCAAAGCCTATATCGCGGGGGTGTATGAACATCCCACCCGCAAGGCGACAGATAAAACACTTACGCAGCTTCATGCTGAGGTGGCGATCGGCGCGTTGAAAGATGCCGGCCTGACCATGAAGGACGTGGACGGATATTTTTGTGACAGTACGGTGCCAGGTCTGGGCGGCCTTGTGATGGCGGAATATCTGGGATTGGATCTCAGCTATATTGATACGACAGAAACCGGTGGGTCTTCCTATCTGGTTCATGTTGGTCATGCCATGCGTGCCATTGCTGAAGGCAAATGTAACGTGGCACTGATTACCCTCGCAGGCCGGCCACGGGCGGAAGGGCTGACTTCCTTGCCCGCAAGGGATACAGGGAATGATGCACCTGAGCGGGGATTTGAACTTTCTTATGGGCCTGCTGTTACGAACCTCTACGCCATGGCGGCCATGCGCCACATGTATGAATTTGGCACGACCAGTGAACAGCTAGCCTGGATCAAGGTTGCAGCATCTCACCATGCACAGCATAACGAGCACGCGATGCTCCGTGATGTGGTAACCGTCGAGGATGTGGTGAATTCACCGCTGATTGCGGATCCCCTTCATCGATTGGATTGTTGTGTGATCAGTGATGGCGGCGGCGCCCTGGTGGTTGTTTCTCCTGAGATTGCAAAAACCCTGGGTGATCGGAACGTGAAGATCCTGGGACAAGGTGAAGCTGTTAAACATCTAAATGGTGGAAAAATTGATCTGACCTACACAGGGGCAGTGAAGTCTGGGCCGAGCGCTTTCTCAGAAGCCAACTTGAAGCCATCGGATATGGATTATGCCTCCATTTATGACAGCTTTACTATCACGGTTCTGGAAACCATTGAGGATCTTGGGTTCTGTGAAAAAGGGCAAGGCGGTAAATTTGTATCTGACGGGAACCTTATCTCTGGGGTCGGAAAACTTCCCTTCAATACGGACGGCGGCGGTCTTTGTAATAATCATCCAAGTAACCGCGGCGGTATGACAAAAGTGATTGAGGCTGTTCGTCAGCTTCGCGGGGAAGCTCACCCGGCTGTGCAAGTACCAAACTGTGAACTTGCTCTGGCCCATGGAACCGGCGGTCAGATTTCTCAACGCCACGGAAGTGCAACACTGATTTTGGGAAGGAATGACGCATGA
- a CDS encoding SDR family NAD(P)-dependent oxidoreductase has translation MNNPMALDGHNIIVTGAAQGIGEAVSRLIVELGGKAILVDMQADKLEALASDLGAGNADIHVGSVAEPGFVQKMVDQSVAANGAVHGLVNNAGIVRAAMAIKMPIQTWQDVIDVNLSGVFYCLQAVGRHMYERAESGDTAPSSIVNISSDAGRRGTIGQINYGAAKSGVLGLTMSAAREWAAKQVRVNSICFGVVETEMTETIRSDKFRDGVMAQIPMKRFSNPEEVSQPVCFLLSQASSYITGQHLSVNGGYTIGV, from the coding sequence ATGAATAACCCCATGGCTCTGGATGGGCATAATATTATCGTGACCGGTGCGGCCCAAGGTATTGGTGAGGCCGTTTCAAGACTAATTGTTGAGCTTGGCGGTAAGGCAATTCTTGTAGATATGCAGGCGGATAAGCTTGAGGCTTTGGCCAGTGATTTAGGTGCAGGGAATGCGGATATCCATGTGGGTTCGGTTGCAGAACCTGGATTTGTTCAGAAGATGGTTGATCAGTCTGTCGCGGCAAATGGGGCAGTTCATGGGTTGGTGAATAACGCTGGTATTGTGCGCGCTGCCATGGCGATTAAAATGCCGATCCAGACTTGGCAGGACGTGATTGATGTTAATCTTTCAGGTGTTTTTTACTGTCTGCAAGCCGTTGGCCGGCACATGTATGAGCGGGCAGAATCTGGTGACACAGCACCTTCTTCCATCGTCAATATTTCCTCAGACGCTGGTCGCCGCGGAACGATCGGCCAGATTAACTACGGTGCTGCAAAATCCGGTGTTCTGGGGCTGACGATGAGTGCGGCTCGCGAATGGGCGGCAAAGCAGGTGCGTGTGAACTCCATCTGTTTTGGCGTTGTGGAAACAGAAATGACGGAAACCATTCGGTCAGATAAATTCCGTGATGGAGTAATGGCGCAAATTCCGATGAAGCGTTTCTCCAATCCGGAAGAAGTATCCCAGCCGGTTTGCTTCCTGCTTTCTCAGGCATCCAGTTACATCACGGGTCAACATCTATCTGTCAATGGTGGGTATACCATCGGCGTCTAG
- a CDS encoding acyl-CoA dehydrogenase family protein codes for MSIVLNEQQQQIRESILRICQQFDDDYWLARDTDGKFPEEFCQAIVDEGYMGIAMPEEYGGSGLGISDAAVMAQAITESGAANAGFAALIIGIFGLNPVVVFGTDEQKKKWLPPVIKREDVACFAVTEPNTGLDTTRLKTKATLSGDYYIVKGHKIWTSTALRANKMLLIARTKPEEETKRPIDGLSLFYTDLNRDYVDIRPIEKMGRKCVDSNEMFIDDLPIPKDHLIGEEGKGFRYLLHGLNAERILISASMVGLGRAALDKAAKYARERVVFGRPIGQNQSIQHPLAESWAELEAANLMAFTAARMYDEGQECGLQANAAKYLAAEAAFKACTNAVMTHGGMGYAKEFHVERYLRECLIHRLAPISPQLLLSYLAENALDLPKSY; via the coding sequence ATGAGCATAGTTTTAAACGAGCAACAACAGCAAATTCGAGAGAGTATTCTCAGGATTTGTCAGCAGTTTGATGACGATTATTGGTTAGCCCGTGACACTGATGGCAAATTTCCGGAGGAATTTTGTCAGGCGATTGTTGATGAGGGCTATATGGGCATAGCCATGCCTGAAGAATATGGTGGCAGCGGCCTTGGGATTTCAGATGCCGCTGTTATGGCCCAAGCTATTACTGAGTCAGGAGCTGCGAACGCTGGTTTTGCAGCCCTGATTATCGGAATTTTCGGACTGAATCCCGTCGTTGTTTTCGGCACGGATGAGCAAAAGAAGAAATGGCTTCCCCCCGTGATTAAGCGGGAAGATGTAGCGTGTTTCGCAGTAACTGAGCCGAATACGGGATTGGATACAACACGGCTAAAAACGAAAGCAACACTTTCAGGTGACTATTATATTGTTAAGGGCCACAAGATCTGGACCTCAACAGCGCTTCGCGCCAACAAGATGCTATTGATTGCCCGCACCAAGCCAGAGGAAGAAACCAAACGGCCTATTGATGGCTTATCCCTTTTTTATACGGACCTAAATAGGGACTATGTGGATATTCGGCCAATCGAAAAGATGGGCCGAAAATGTGTTGATTCCAATGAAATGTTTATTGATGACTTGCCAATTCCCAAAGACCATTTAATCGGTGAGGAAGGCAAAGGGTTTCGATACCTGCTGCATGGACTGAATGCGGAAAGGATTCTGATTTCTGCCTCGATGGTGGGGCTTGGTCGTGCAGCGCTCGACAAGGCAGCGAAATATGCGCGCGAACGGGTTGTATTTGGGCGGCCTATTGGTCAGAACCAATCGATCCAACATCCTCTCGCAGAAAGTTGGGCAGAGCTGGAAGCGGCTAATCTGATGGCCTTCACTGCTGCGCGAATGTATGACGAAGGGCAGGAATGTGGACTGCAAGCCAATGCTGCTAAGTATCTGGCAGCGGAAGCGGCTTTCAAGGCATGTACAAATGCGGTCATGACCCATGGGGGAATGGGATATGCCAAGGAGTTCCACGTAGAGAGATATCTTCGGGAATGTCTGATCCACCGATTGGCGCCCATTAGCCCCCAATTATTGCTGAGCTATCTAGCGGAAAATGCGCTGGATCTGCCAAAGTCTTACTGA
- a CDS encoding ribonucleotide-diphosphate reductase subunit beta, which yields MSLLDAKPIYKPFSYPWCYDAWLMQQQIHWLPEEVPLADDVKDWHKTLSDDERHLLTQIFRFFTQSDIEVNNCYMRHYTRVFQPTEVQMMLAAFSNMETVHIAAYSHLLDTIGMPETEYSAFLKYKEMKDKYDYMQQFNVDNLREVAKTLAVFGAFTEGLQLFASFAILLNFPRHGKMKGMGQIVTWSVRDETLHCNSIIKLFKTFVSENPEIWTEDFVQELYKTCREIVSHEDAFIDLAFGQGDIEGLTADEIKSYIRYIADRRLTQLSLEPIYHIEKNPLPWLDAILNAVEHTNFFENRATEYSKAATQGSWEEVW from the coding sequence ATGTCTTTGCTGGATGCAAAACCGATCTATAAGCCGTTTTCCTATCCCTGGTGCTACGACGCCTGGTTGATGCAGCAACAGATCCATTGGTTGCCGGAAGAAGTTCCGCTCGCCGATGATGTGAAAGATTGGCATAAAACGCTATCAGATGATGAACGGCATCTGCTGACCCAGATCTTCCGGTTTTTCACCCAATCCGACATTGAGGTGAATAACTGCTACATGCGTCATTACACCCGGGTGTTCCAACCGACTGAGGTGCAAATGATGCTGGCCGCTTTTTCCAACATGGAAACGGTTCATATTGCGGCCTATTCCCATCTGCTTGATACCATCGGCATGCCAGAGACTGAGTACTCAGCCTTCCTCAAGTACAAGGAGATGAAGGACAAGTACGATTACATGCAGCAATTTAACGTGGATAATCTGCGTGAGGTTGCCAAGACTCTGGCTGTATTTGGTGCCTTTACAGAAGGCCTGCAACTTTTTGCCAGCTTTGCCATCTTGTTGAATTTTCCGCGGCATGGAAAAATGAAAGGGATGGGGCAGATTGTAACCTGGTCGGTTCGCGATGAAACCCTCCATTGCAATTCCATCATCAAGCTATTCAAGACTTTTGTGTCGGAAAATCCAGAAATCTGGACTGAGGATTTTGTTCAGGAGCTCTATAAAACATGCCGGGAAATTGTTTCCCACGAGGATGCGTTTATTGATCTGGCTTTCGGTCAGGGTGATATCGAGGGTCTGACAGCGGATGAAATCAAATCCTACATTCGCTATATTGCAGATCGTCGTCTAACCCAATTGTCGCTTGAGCCGATTTACCATATCGAGAAAAACCCGCTTCCTTGGCTGGATGCGATCCTGAACGCAGTAGAGCACACCAATTTCTTTGAAAACCGTGCGACCGAATATTCTAAAGCGGCAACGCAAGGATCCTGGGAAGAAGTTTGGTAG